CCGGGAGTAAACATTAAAAAAGTTACCGCGGTCATCTTCTGCACCAATTAAATAGTGAGATGAATCTGCGGTGCAAATAATCGCCGGGATCATATGATGCGCCAGCTGGGTTTGCTCGACATTGGTTGCAGACATAATAAATTGCTCCTGTTGTTGAGTTATCAAGAACTGCATACGAAACAAACAGCAAAAAGGATCTTTTTGGCACCTTTAATTTTAGCAGTTAAAGGCGCCCAAAGCGCCCTGACTAATAAGCACCGGCACCATAAGTCAGTTCATAACTATGACTATAGATTTCAAGAATGTTACCAAAGGGATCTTCCATGTAAATCATGCGGTAAGGCTTTTCTCCCGGATAATAATAACGAGGCTCAGGCATACGTTTTTTACCGCCCGCAGCAACGATTTTTTCTACCAATTCTTCTAAATTGGGATCTTGCACACAAAAGTGAAAAATTCCCGTTTTCCAGTATTCAAAATTATTTTCCGGATTTTCCTGGTTGGCGAATTCAAACAGCTCTACGCCTATCCTGTCGCCGGTGGCTAAATGGGCGATTTTAAATTCCCCCCACTCAGGCCCGAAAACATCGGTACACATCTCACCGATCGGACTGGTATCTTCGACGATTAGGGTCGGCGGCATAATTTCATACCAACCTAAAACCTGGGTATAAAACTCAACCGCTTTTGCCAGGTCAGGTACCGAAATACCAATGTGGGAAAACGTTCTCGGATATACTTTGCTCATGTTTTTCTCCTCAATAAAGTTGATGTGCAAAGTTTACCCGCCGTGATAAAGTATAAAAAATTATCATTTATTATAAATATGAG
This genomic window from Thalassomonas viridans contains:
- a CDS encoding lactoylglutathione lyase family protein, with the protein product MSKVYPRTFSHIGISVPDLAKAVEFYTQVLGWYEIMPPTLIVEDTSPIGEMCTDVFGPEWGEFKIAHLATGDRIGVELFEFANQENPENNFEYWKTGIFHFCVQDPNLEELVEKIVAAGGKKRMPEPRYYYPGEKPYRMIYMEDPFGNILEIYSHSYELTYGAGAY